The Homo sapiens chromosome 19 genomic patch of type NOVEL, GRCh38.p14 PATCHES HSCHR19_6_CTG2 genomic interval acttTCTGTGATGACGGAAATGTTCTCTACATGCAGCATCAAAATTGGTGGCCAATGAGCCCTTCAAAAGTGACCATGCTGTCGGAAAAACAGAATAGttaatgctaattttttttttcatacggagtcttgctctgtcgcccagactggagtgcagtggtgtgatcttggctcactgcaacttctacatcctgagatcaagtgattgtcgtgcctcagcctctcgagtagctgggactacaagtgtgcaccatcatgcctggctagtttttgtatttttagtagagacggagtttcactatgttggccaggctggtcttgaactcctaacctcaggtgatccacctgcctcgcctcagcctcccaaagtgctgagattacatctgtgagccactgtgcccggcctggctaatgttaattttcttttcttttcttttcttttcttttcttttttgagacggagtttcacttttgttgcccaggctggagtgcaatggcacgatctcagctcactgcaacctccgcctcccgggttcaagcgattctcttgcctcagcctcctgagtagctgggattagaggcacgtgccatcatgcctggctaatttttgtatttttagtagagatggggtttcaccatgttgtccaggctggtcttgaactcctgacctcaggtgatctgcctgcctcggcctcccaaagtgctaggattacaggcgtgcaccacggcgcccggcccaatgctaatttaaacttaaaaatagataCTGGCCGGGAGTaatggcttacacctataatcccaatgctttgggcggctgaggtgggaggatcgcttgattccaagagtttgagaccagcctgagcagcatagcaagacctcaagacctcatctctacaacgaattttattatttattattattattttgccagacatggtggcctgtagtctcagctactcaggatgctgaggcaggaggatttctggagcccagaagttcaaggctgctgtaAGCCATGGTTGCACTATTGCACTTCTGCTTAGACAATAgaatgagaccgtgtctcaaaataaataaataaataaataacaacaaaaaataaaaacacagaaaacaaaaaccacaaaaaagcaCACAAGAAACAGatactcaaaaagaaaaaaagcaatgacTGATATTACAGGCAGTAATTGGGAAACTTTTGAGTACCTTCAGAACATCTTGGATGGGCAAATCTACTTCTTCACCTGtactttttatgtttgtttgtttgttctgagatggaatcttgctctgtcacccaggctggagcacagtggcgtgatcttggctcactgcaacctctagctCCCGGGctaaagtgattttcctgcctcagcctcccaagtagctgggattacaggcgccccccaccacacccaggtaatttctgtctttttagtagagatggagtttcaccatgttggccaggctggtctcgaactcctgacctcaactgacccgcccacctcagcctcccaaagtgctggggttacaggcatgagtcaccacgcccagcctcattttatgGAAACTAAATACAGATTGAGTAGTTATGACAGACATTGAATGTCTGAATTGTCTTCTGAGGGTAAAATGCACACTAGATTGCCAAGATTTAGGATGAAAAACAGAATGTCagatatctcaataaaactttttaaaggccaggcacggtggcttatgcctgtagtcccagcactttgagaggtggaggcgggcgaatcacctgaggtcaggagttagagactgtcctgaccaacatggtgaaaccccgtctctactaaaaatacaaaaaattagccaggcgcggtggcgggcacctgtagtcccagctactcgggaggctgaggcaggaaaatggtgtgaacccgggaggcggagcttgcagtgagccaaggtcgcgccactgcactccagcctgggcaacagagcgagactctgtctcaaaaaaataaaataaaataaaataaaataaataaactgagttGGTCTAAACCTTATGGTGCATAGCGGAGCTCCAGGCATGGTGACCTAGGTGTGATGAGAAGGGATTGAGAGCACAAGCGCATACCAAAGTTCTGGAAAAAGACTCAAGAGACAGCCCTCGAGGGACACTCAGAGCCCGGACTGGGAGGGAGGTTGAATTTTAACCAAGTATTCCTTTGTGCTGTCGGGCTCTTGGGCTGCCAGTGAAAGGTTAATGTTTAGAGatacatttaatattaatatattatcatGTGGCCCCTGGGTTTATGGCGACCTCTTCCTAGGAGACAGTGAAGTCTTTGCCGGTGACCTTCAGGAGGGGAGATTGGGGGAAACGGGGAACGGGAGTCCAGGAGAGAGATCTCACCCAAGGTACTTTCCCTGGAAAATGATCGATCCACGCCACAAAGATCAGGatgcaaaaaaacaaagccagaaaGCAAACCGCATTCTAAGCCCTCTTTTACCACCgggagtggcagaggcagagaaaatCCGGGGCCAGGAAGGATGAAGGGGTGTAGGCTGCTGATGGGGTCGGGGGGCACGGGATTCTACCGCAGAGCTCTgcaagagagacagacagacacccACTTCCTCCTGGTTTGGCAAATCAGCCAGACCTCCCATATCCTCAGCCCACCTCGGTGCATCCAGAAAGACCCCTGCCTGCGACTAGGGGCTGCTGGCCAAATGCCAGGccactgcacagcctgcagaCCCTCCCCCAGGGATCTTGTGCCAGCCCACCCGCACTCTGAATTACAGCAGACAGGACTGAGGCTGAGGGGAGGAGGCTCGGAGCCAGGAGGCCTTTCCCTGGACCCATGCGATCCGGGTTGGGGGTGAAAGTGGGACAAGAGGCCTTACCTGGGGGGGCCAGTGTGCAGAGGGCCCTAGAGCTGAGAGGCCGCGGACGGAGTAACAGCTGGATTCTGAGGACGTGGAAGAGGCCACACCACgcagcagaaggaaggaggaagtgtaCCCGGAGCTGAAACCAGGCCCTTTCCAACCACCACACCTGTCATCAGGTGACCCAGGGCATCCTGTCCTGGAGCCCGGACATCCTTTGAAAACAAATCGTGGGGCTCCCCTAATCCCCGTTGCAGAACCAAACAGGGTGAAGGGATTTGGAGACTCAGGTCATGCATGACCTTGCCCCACCTGTGGCTTCAATGCGATGTGGCTTTGAGTACAAAGTGAAAAGGCTGACCTGAACCACCGGTTCCCAAAGCGGGTTCCACAGGGACACCAGGGGTTCCTTGGGAGGTGGGAATGAGGAAGTGAGCAGAATTTCTACCTTTCCGCTTTCCTTCCCACCAGATCCCACCTTCTCACTCAGTTGGCCCATCAccaaatatttcctgagcactAAGTGCCAGGCCAAGGGATCTTGCAGGAAACCGGTGGGCAAGTCAGGCAACTCATGAACCTTGGAAGGGAACTTTCTTCAATTAAAATTGCAGCCTTTTGAATAAAAAAGGGATGGAAGGGCATTCCAGTTACAAGGAACAACCTtcgcaaaggccctgaggcagcagAAATGCAGGCATGTTGAGGAACTGCAGGAGGAGTCTCAGCAGGCTGGGTCTTCACCACTGGAGAGGAGGCAGAGCTGTTGCAGAGGCTGGGCCACGGTCAGCCATAGGGTGTTCAGCACCAAGGCAATAGGGAGCCATGTGAGGCTTCAAGCAGAGGGGTTACCATGTCGATACATGTTTTCAGATGCTCTCTTCTGGTAGGCTGGGCACAGGTCCCATATTGGTGGCAGAAGCTTCCTCCGGTGGCCTCACCAAGCCCCTCTGTGTGCCTCAAAGCCACTTCCTTTCCCCACCCACTCCTGCAGGGCAGTGCAAAGCAGAAGTCCAGGGAGCTATGCAAACTTCCTGGAATGGAGAGAAATGATCTGGAATACTGGTTTTGAGGGAGGATGACCTTAAACTCTCTCACTCCCAAGCTGGGTGCAAAGGTGACCGAGCTCAAAGCCCAGCCTCCAAGTATCACGACTGCCCTGTTCTAGAAATCATTTCTGGGAGGCTGCATCATGCTGCCTGAGTTCTACTATCTCAGTGCCCAGCCACGCCCAGACCAGTGAGGTTCTGGGAGGTAGGGATGGGCCAGGGGGTTGGGGTCTCCCAGAGCTCCAGAAGTGGCAACCTAATTCCACTCATGTCTCATTCCTTGACTGGTGAGGTTGACTGtaacttattaaaaaaatgacttctgggggccgggcgtggtggctcacgcctgtaatcccaacactttgggaggccgaggtgggcagatcacgagatcagaagatcaagaccatccatcctgactaacatggtgaaaccctgtctctactaaaaatacaaaaaaattagccaggcgtggtagtgggtgcctgtagtcccagctacttgggaggctgaggcaggagaatggtgtgaacccgggaggcggagcttgcagtgagcctagattgagccactgcactccagcctgggcgacagtgcaagactctgtctcaaaaaaaaaaaaaaaaaaaaaagacttctgagGCCatgcacagtgactcacacctgtaatcccaacagtttgggaaggagaggcaggaagatcgcttgagcccaggagtctgagaccagcctagggaaaACAGAGATacccctatctctctcttttttttgagatggaatcttgctctgtcactcgggctggagtgcagtggcacagtctcagtttACTGTAACCtatgcctcccgggctcaagcgattctcatgccccagcctcccgagtagctgggactacaggcgcgtgacaCGGCACTGGGTAACTttcgtatttttttagtagagctggttttcgccatgttagccaggctgatcttgacctcctgacttcaggtgatctgtctgcctcagcctcctaaagtactgggattagaggccaggcatgagccactccgcccagctgggttctttttttttcttttttttttttgagacagagtctcgctctgtggcccaggctggagtgcagtggcacgatctcggctcatggcaagctctgcctcctgggttcacgccattctcctgccccaagtagctgggactacaggcgtccgccatcacgcccagctaatttttttttttttttttgtatttttagtagagacatgttagccaggatggtctcgatctcctgaccttgtgatccgcccgcctcggcctcccaaagtgctgggattacaggcgtgagccaccacgccccgcccccagctgggtTGTTTCTTAAGGATTCAAAATCCAAAGGTAGGTCTCTAGTGAGGGACAGTAGGGCTCTAGTCATTCCATCGATGTGATCGCTGGGCAAAGGGAGGGTGGAGGACCTTGGGCTGACCTCAGGGATGGTGCCAGAGAGAACGTGTGCTCATCCTGAAACTGCTGTGTGACTTGAGAGGTTTCCTGGTCCTCTCTGAGCAGGGCTCACCATACCAGTGCCAGGTGGGACCTCCCTGCCAAGGAGCTGAGCCCAGAGCCCAGAGTAGGGTATCATGAGGACCTCTTCCCTCAGGCTCAGGGCAAGCTAGGACCTGCTTGAGGCTTGCAGGGGCAGTTAGGCCATCTGTGCACCTCGTTGGGGTCTTGGCCCTCACTGGACCCTCCAGTGCCTTCCCTGGCCAGGGCTGGGTGGGAGATGGAGCTGCCAGCCTGCTGGAAATTTTTCTCCCCCTGGGGCCCAGGGCTGGGAGCCAAGGGCAGCTGGTgcccaggaggagggagaaggccCCACGGGCTGGGCGTGCCATGAACCACATGTGAGATCCGGGGCATACAGGGAGGCAATGGGGGTTTGAGGGCAGTGCTGGGGTTCCAGAGGGGGCAGGCCAGAGCCCCCCAACATCGGCCAGGTGGCTGGGCCTCTGCCCTCGTGGGACCCAGGGAGGGTTTCCATGTCCCTCTAAGCCTCAGAGGAAATtccagaggcagagaaagagaagttgGGAAAGGGAGCTCTTCACTCTGACATCAGCTGAGGTAGAGGCGGAGACCACAGGGGCTCCAGGGGCGTCAGAGGACAGAGCAGCCTGTCCCCACACCTCTTACCCCCTGGGGACTGGGCCTGCCCCAGCCTGTTAGGAAGCCCTGGCCTGGCCTGCCGAGGGCCCCGTCCCCCTCCCAGGACCCGTGGCTTGCAGCcaggtggtggggagaggggccCAGGTGTGTGGTGTGGGTGGCAGGTGAGTGATGGGCCCAGCAAGGCTGGCTCAGGCCCGGGGTCACCAGAGGGTTTGGTAGAGACTCTTCAGGCCCCCCACACCCTCCCCACCCTAtgcccctccaccctcccacctgGGCATCAGGGAGGCATCACAGGCACCTCTGCACCTCCACTGTACAGATGgggaatctgaggctcagagagcacCTGGgattcaccaccaccacccacgtCTTGGTCTCCCCtggcaattttattttactttattttattttatatatatatattttttttgagacggagtcttgctctgtcacccaggctagaatgcagtggtgcaatcttggctcactgcaacctccacctcctgggttcaagtgattctcgtacctcagcctcccaagtagctgggattacaggcgcatgtcaccacgccaggctaatttttgtatttttagtagagacggggtttcaccatgttggccaggctggtctccaactcctgacctcaggtgatctgcccgcctccacctcctaaagtgctgagattacaggcgtgacccattgcacctggcctattattattgttatttttgagatggagtctcactgtgtcgcccaaaccggagtgcagtggcgccatctcagctcactgcaagctccacctcctgggttcacgccatcctcctgcctcagcctctggagcagctgggaccacaggcacccgccatgacacctggctaattttttgtatttttagtagagacggggtttcaccgtgttagccaggatggtctcgatctcctgacctcgtgatccaccctcctcggcctcccaaagtgctgagattacaggcgtgagccaccgtgcctggccggcctattattttttatttagagacgtggtcttgctatattgaccaggctggtctttaactcttggcctcaatcaatcctcctacctcagcctcccaaagtgctgggattacaggcgtgagccacagcgcctgtcCACCCTTGGCATTTTGTAGACAGCAGCAATTTCCCTCAACCCCAGAATATTTGGAATGTTCCAGAAGTCCTCATTTACAGTCGATCCCACCTGTACCCTATAAGTGGTGGTCCTGGGCTTGAACTTGGACCTGTCTGAACTCTGAGCTCTTAACCCCTGAGGTGAGAACCTGGGGTGAGCTCTTAACCCATGGGACCAACCCCTCTAGAGTGAGGAGACACGTCATCATTTTTCCTTGCAGTATTACATCTGGAAACCGTGCCGTGATGATCTCTCTGCACCCCTCACAGGCGGCTAACAACATCACAAACAAATCAGCCAGAACCATCACTCCCGGGTGGGGCCCCAAGTAAGCCAGTtccccagggcccagggccctCCAGGGTGAGGTCCCCAGCAGGTGAGATTCAGTGTGGCAAGGTCTCTGGGAGCAGGTCCCAGCAGGTAAAGTCCCCGACCGCCGACATCCTCAGTAGGTGCAGCCTCCAGCAGCCAAGGTCCCCAGCAGGTGAGGTCCCCAGCAGGTGAGGTCCCCAACAGGCGAGGTCCCCAGCAGGCGAGGTCCCTAGCAGGCAAGTCTTCTGGAGGGGAGAGGCTCCTGGCAGCCGTGAAGCCCAGCGTGTGAGGTCCCAGGTAAGAGAGAGGGTTGGCCACAAAGGACTCCAGCAGGTGAGGCCCCAGGCAGATGAGGTTCCCGGCAGCCCAGGCACCATGCCGGCCTCTCAGGTGAACCAAGCCGCTATGCTGCGCACCGTCTGGTACCTGGATTCCTGCTGCAGTTTCCAGCAGGCCTTGCAGAAATCCAGTGCCCAGCTGAAGGAGCGAGGCCGCAGCGTCTCCCGCCAGCGAAAGTAGCTCAGGTAGCGGGCGTGGTCCTTGTCCAGCTCCTGCAGGTACCGGGCCAGGTCCTTGGGGCTCTGGAAGTCGTCCACGTGGATGAAGGCGTCGGGTGGCAGGAACCTCTCGTAGTTGCTTCTGCTGGGGCCCAGCACCACGGGCACGGCCCAGGCCTCCAGGGCGTTCCTCCACAGCTTCTCGGTGATGTAGTCGGGGTGCAAGGAGTTCTCGAAGGCCAGGTAGAACTTGTACCGGGACAGCGTCTCCATCATGGTCCCCTTGGGCAGGGGCTTGTGGGAGCGTCCGTACACGTCCACCTTGAGATGAGCCTGCAGGCTCTGGTAGTAGCGCACCCTGGCTGAGTCCGGCTTCCAGTTGGACACCGCCCAGGCCACCAGCTCGGTCTTGGCCGAGAGGTTGAGCGGTGGGTGGGCAGGCTGGCCGGACCACGGCTCCAGCCAGCCGTAGGGCGTGAAGATGTCGGAGTCGCTGCGGTAGGACATGGTGAGATTGAAGTATCTGTCCAGGGCTTCCAGGTGCTGGCAGTTAGGGGGTGGCTCCAAGTTGAACCAGATCCAGCGCTGCCCCTGCGGCCTCGGGGAAGGTGGGAGGCGTGACTTAGGGTTGGACATGATATCCCAGTGGTGCACGATGACCGTGTCTGCCTGTGGGTACACCTTGCGGTCGGCAGTGATGTGGCAGTCGGCTGTGCCGGGCACCATCTCTGAACAGCGGGACAGAGCCACAGGGATGTGGAAAGGCCATGTCCATAGCAGGATCAGGAGGGTGGGGCGGGTGGGAGTGGTGTCCTGTCGGGAGGACCCACTGGGAGCCCTAGGGGATCCAGTGGCATCGTCTCGGGACACACGCAGGTAGGAGAAGAAACACACAGCCACCAGCAGCTGAAATAGCAGTGCGGCCAGACAGCGGCGCCATGGCCATTGTGGCTTGGCTGCACCCAGGGGATCCATGGGTCAGAGTatctgggaagagaggagagaggagtgaGGGTCATTGATGACAATCTCCTGCTTACCAAAGCTCCGGGCCATGAGTCCTGAGAGGAGCTGCTATTattcctgtttcacagatgagaaaactgagaccaagTGACTCACAGCAAAAATCAGCACAGCTGGTGTTTGAACAAAGGGACCTTGTCCCAGAGTCCACTTCCTTCTACCTATTAGACAAGACCTTTCCTGGAATCCCCGAAGTCTTCCCCAGTCTACTGAAATACAAGTGCCCTGGAGGCAGGGGAGAAGGCATAGCCGGTCATCATTGCTTCCCATGTCACTGAGGCAAGGCTTGAATCCATGACTCAGCCAGAGAAAGGTACAATGGGACTGGGTTTTGCAGGTAATATATGAGCTGACCGGCCgagcagagtggctcacacctgtagtcccagcactttgggaggccgaggtgagcagatcacctgaggtcaggaatttaagaccagcctggccaacatgatgaaaccccatttctactaaaaatacaaaaattagctgggtgtggtggtgcacacctgtagtcccagctacttgggaggctgaggcacgagaatcacttgaacccaggaggcagaggttgcagtgagccaagatgacaccactgcattccagcctgggtgacagagggagattgtgtctcaaaaataaataaataaataatagccgggtttggtggctcatgcctgtaatcccagcactttgggaggctgaggcaggtggatcacttgaggtcaggagtttgagaccagcctggccaacatggtgaaaccctgtttctaccaaaaatacaaaaataagccgagtgtggtggctcatgcctgtaatcccagctgctcgggaggctgaggcatgagaatcacttgaacctgggaggcagaggttgcagtaagctgagatcatgccactgcactccagcctgggtgacagagcaagattccatctcaaaaataaataaataaataatttttttaaaaaaagaccagcctgggcaacatggcaaaatcccaactctactaaaaatacaaaaatttgccgggcaaggtggcatgcgcctgtagtcccagctacttgggggaatTGCTTTAGtctggaagtttgaggctgcagcaagctgtgatcatgccacttaaccccagcctgggtgatggagcaagaccttgtcttaaaaaaataaaataaaaggctgggctcggtggctcacacctgtaatcccagcactttgggaggctgaggtgggcagatcccaaggtcaggagatcgagaccatcctggctaacatggtaaaaccccgtctctactaaaaatacaaaaaattagccaagcgtggtggtgggcgcctgttgtcccagctactactggggaggctgaggcaggagaatggcgtgaacccgggaggcggagcttgcagtgagccgagatagtgccactgcattccagactgggggacagagcgagactccatctcaaaataaataaataaataaataaataaataaataaataaacataaggtAATACACGAAAAACTTTTGACTTACACACCTTAAATGGATTCACTGTATGGGTTGCGAATTATATCCCGATGAAACTGTTTTCAAATGACATGGTGGTTGCCTGCTTTCTCTGTTGGACCGAACTGGTCTAAGCCTTGCAGTGTCGAGCGGAGCTCCCTGTAGGTCACCTGAGTGTGACGAAAAGGGATCCCGACGCCAAGACCTAAGTTCACACCAAGGTTCTGGAAAGAGACTCAAAACACAGGCCCTCAGGGGACAGCCTGAGCCCAGAGTGGGAGGGAAGTTGAACTTTGACCAATTACTGCTTTGCACCCTTGGGCTCTGGGGCCTCAGGCACGAGgtaaatttttataatgtaaCTGATATTAAGATGGAATTACGTCAGCCCTGGATATATGGCAGCCTCTCCTAGGAGACAATGAAGTCTTTGTCAGTGACCTTCAGGAGGGTAGATTGGGGGAAACAGGTGATTGGTGGGGGCGATtttcaggcctctgagcccaagctaagccatcatatcccctacGACCGGCTCATATACGTTCaaatggcctgaagcaactgaagatctacaaaagaagtgaaaatagccttagctgatgacattccaccattgtgatctgtttctgccccaccctaactgatcaatatactttgtaatctcccccacccttaagaaggttctttgtaggccgggcacggtggcccaagcctgtaatcctagctctttgggaggccgaggcgggcagatcacgaggtcagaagatcaagaccatcctggctaacacggtgaaaccctgtctctactaaaaatacaaaaaaaaattagctgggcgtagtggcgggcgcctgtggtcccagctactccggaggctgaggcaggagaatggcttgaactcgggaggcggagcttgcagtgagccgagaaagagccactgcactccagcctgggcgacagagccagactccgtctcaaaaaaaaaaaaaaaaaggttctttgtaattctccccacccttgagaatgtactttgtgagatccacccctgcccacagaacattgctcctaactccaccgcctatcccaaaacctataagaaccaaTGATAATCCCACTACCCTTTgatgactctctttttggactcagcccgcctgcacccaggtgaaataaacagcctcgttgctcacacaaagcctgtttggtggtctcttcacacggacgcatgAGACATTTGGTGCCGAAGACCCGGGTCAGCGGGACTCCTTCGGGACAGCAGTCCCCTGTCCTCACCTTCACTCCCTGAAGagatccacctacaacctcaggtccgcagaccaaccagcccaaggaacatctcactgATTTTAAATTGGGTAAGTGGCCTCTTTTACtccttctccaacctctctcactatccctcaacctctttctcctttcaatcttggcaccatccttcaatctctcccttctcttaatttaaattcctttcattttctggtatagacaaaggagacacattttatccgtggacccaaaactctggcgccggtcacggacttgggaaggcagccttcccttggtgtttaatcattgcggGGACgactgcctgattattcacccacattccatTTGTGTCTGATCTCCGCggggacacctgccttggtcattcacccacatcccttggtggcaagtcaattgcagggacgcctgctttggctgctcaccttaccccttctctccgtgtctctaccccttctctacTTTCCTGAGGggcaagcaccccccaccccGTTTCCAttttcctggggggcaagcacctcccatcccttctccactttcctgggggatAAGcatcccccaccccttctctccgtgtctctacccttctctttaaacttgcctacttcactatgggcaaccttccaccctccattcctccttcctctcccttagcctgtgttctcaagaacttaaaacctcttcaactctcgcctgacctaaaacctaaatgtcttattttcttctgcaatgccgcttgaccccaatacaaaccagacagtggttccaaatagccaaaaaatggcactttcaatttttccatcctacaagatctaaataattcttgtcataaaatgggcaaatggtctgaggtgcctgacgttcAGGCATTCTTTTATacatcggtccctccctagtctctgttcccaatgcagttcatcccaaatcttccttctttccctcctgcctgtcccctcagttCCAACCCCAAGCGTTGCTGAGtcttgaatcttccttttctacaaacCCATCTGacttctcccctccttcccaggctgctcctcaccaggccgagctaggtcccaattcttcctcagcctctgctcctccaccctataatccttttattacctcccctcctcacacccagtccagcttacagtttctttccgtgactagccctcctcCATCTGCCCAACAGTTTCCtcttaaagaggtggctggagctaaaggcacagtcaaggttaatgctcctttttctttatccgacctctcccagatcagttagcgtttaggctctttt includes:
- the FUT3 gene encoding 3-galactosyl-N-acetylglucosaminide 4-alpha-L-fucosyltransferase FUT3 is translated as MDPLGAAKPQWPWRRCLAALLFQLLVAVCFFSYLRVSRDDATGSPRAPSGSSRQDTTPTRPTLLILLWTWPFHIPVALSRCSEMVPGTADCHITADRKVYPQADTVIVHHWDIMSNPKSRLPPSPRPQGQRWIWFNLEPPPNCQHLEALDRYFNLTMSYRSDSDIFTPYGWLEPWSGQPAHPPLNLSAKTELVAWAVSNWKPDSARVRYYQSLQAHLKVDVYGRSHKPLPKGTMMETLSRYKFYLAFENSLHPDYITEKLWRNALEAWAVPVVLGPSRSNYERFLPPDAFIHVDDFQSPKDLARYLQELDKDHARYLSYFRWRETLRPRSFSWALDFCKACWKLQQESRYQTVRSIAAWFT